One Eurosta solidaginis isolate ZX-2024a chromosome 1, ASM4086904v1, whole genome shotgun sequence genomic window, tgactcgcgtttccctggggagtatgcgttcctcttccgcaagttttggatactgttttttgagtactggattcaccgggcaatttctggcataaaggcccgacgcctgtttgtggagttcactgacttgcttgtgtttttttgcttcatacggctgagttctcaggtgccgtatttcctcaaaatgcttacggagatgactccttatgtccctaggcggtgttggctcatcaatcagatgcctgttgggatgcccaggtttctgggtattcaacagaaactgttcggttagtatctcatttctctccctgatggggagtattctcgcctcattatgtagatggtgttctggggacataagaaaacagcccgtggcggttctgaaagcagtattttggcaggcctgtagcttcttccagtaggTAATTTtttggcttggcgaccatataggggaagcgtagcacgcaatcggctggcctattgctttgtatgtggtaatgagcgtttctttgtcttttccccaagcactgccagcaagggatttgaggattttattacggctctggattttcggtacaattgcggctgcatgctcaccagaatatagatcctgatcaaacgtcacactcaagattttggggtgtaggacagtcggtagcgtagtgccatcgacgtggatgttcaaaatggtcgacatttgggacgaccatgttgtaaaaaaggaaagcaaaatttccatgtTCGGACGATTTTTCATACTACACGATCCACGGTCGACCTAGTGACAACTTCTTCCCTTATGTTTCGCTGTCACGGGGTTTGGAAGTATGTTCTTAGTTCAAGAATCTTCCTCTGAGGGAAGTTATAGTGGTCGCAAAGTTCTACATGTGAATTTTCTAAATATCTAGACCAGTGTCGCATCTAGAAAGCTTCAGGTCTCTGGATTATCGAGAAGTTTCTCAAAACATAAAAAGCAAAATTTCGAAATTGgaacgattttttgaattttcacgataTCTGGACAGCCTAGCATAGTGAATAGTGTACCTTGAGACCCCAGGTTCAAGACCCAGTTGGCATTCAACATGTATTACATAAATACAAGGATGCCTCCCCTACTTTAAACATACCTTTTAAAAATACTACGCTTACACTTTTACTTTAATAACAAACTGTTTAAGTGAGTAAGCCCTTTAAGGACAGCCAATTAAATTCCAATAATTCTTAGTACACGCACACTTTGTGAACAAAAGCACAAAGGGTATGAACAAAACATCATACGTTCTCGTTTGCACTCCTTTTTCAACATTCTAAAATTGATATAATCTCTTGAGGTTGAAAATATTTTACCTTAGATACGTTGTCTGGCTATCGATGTCATTAGGAAAATGAAATGAATGCAGTTTTCGAAAAATATGTCTAACCCGACTGCATGGCATAGTCGCAATTTGACCGACACAAAGCCAAAATTTAATGGAAAATTCAATAGACTCGAGGTCTATTAACAGGAATTGAAATAGAAATTGGATaatgcaaacaatttaatatgcgtagatatgaacatttcCCTCGTCAGTGCGTAAACTGCGTTGAATGGTAACCGATGCTTACTttagcatctgaccacctgcccgtACTCCTTTCAGTACAGCGATTAGCTAATCTGATCACCTCTGAAAAGCGAAATTTAATGATTTCAAAAACGCTAACTGAAAAGGCTACACAATCTTCACAAATTAATCTATTGCTCCTCTCCCTATTTATGTCCGGCAAGGCGAGCGTGCACACCGCAAGGTCATCACCTAAGCTTCTATGCGATTTATTCCGGCTGGTAGAATACCAtaaatcataccgcatttcctGGCTCAAGCTGCAAACTTAGCAAGAAAACGTGAGCTGGCGAGACAACTTGACCCTAGATACCCCAGTATTAGGAGTCTCAACTTGTATATTATGCTGATAGTAAATGAACACAAACGCggcaaatgggaggagcacctaaagaATTGAAGCCTCTCTGCGGGTATTGGTAAactgtggtcaaccgtcaaatcttTGTCTCATACAACAAAACATAATGATAAAGTATCCATTGCTTTCCGCGATTAAACTTTATCGGATTCGAAGAAGTGCGCGAGCCGACAATTCATAAAGCATACTTCAGCAGACAAGGCCCGATGTCGTGGAAAGAGAAGGCACCCAGCCACCCACCAatatggcttccgtaaaatgctgAACTACCACCGCTCTAAAAGCCATAAACACTCATATAAATTGGAAAACCCTACCACAGGATGGGCTCGTTGCGCTCGCTCTgtaaaaagcttttgacacagtcaagcAGAGCACGCTACTTAAAAACATAGAAAGCACACACGCTCCTCTTTGTCTAAAGAgagcacagggtggtgtcctatccccactcctctttaacttctacatatcaaagctcccttccGCACTAGAAGGAATTACGATCATTTCCTAAGCTTACGATGGCACGATTGTGAAAAAAGAATAGCTGTCTCCCcgatctttctagtttcttcacctcgcacaACCTGGCACCGACAAAATCCACCGCCACCCTGTTAACGACGTGAATGAatagatgacgcaaatattgggcGTTTACGTCGATTGTGTTATGCTACCAACTCTCAGTCTCCGAAAGATCTTATATCTGACCTTCAAGGCACATGGTACCGAAATTGTAGCTAAAGTATGAAGCTGcgacaaaatcctcaagtcgcttgccggctgTACTTGGGAAAGAGATAAATAAAGAAAGAGCTACAAAGTAATCGGCCGGCCGCTTGTGTGCTGCGCGTCACCTATTTGGTCGCCTGTTCTTAAAaccacatactggaaaaggctgtaGGCTTGCCAAGTTGCTGCCACGGGATGACTCCTTCTTATGACCGCTGAGAACCACCTACACTACCAGCTGCTTCATATAGCCATGCTTCAACGGGGGTTAATTGAGCATCTCCATATGCACTATGACGAGACCTGGCACCTGCCAATACAGCCGTTTGATTCAGACAAGCATAAGGAGGCCCTAAGCAAAATAAAAACGGAATCGGTAAAAGGCTATGCCAGAACGCGCCTGGTAAAACCTTTTACACTACCAAGGGAGGGGTTTGTTCTTATTGCTAAGCGGACATTGCTCAATGTAATAAGAAACGTTTGAATCTctgacttttttatttattcatataatcATACCTTGAGCAATGGATTTAAGCCGTCCAGTTTAAAAAACCAACCACGCGAGATCATGAAAATTTCTCCAGCAAAAGTTGGACTCCTgacaaataaataagttaataagtttttgttaatattaaaatattttgccACTTATAAAACATCAACCACTATATGAGAGTCGCACGATAGGTCCTAAAGACTTGTTTGCTCTCGCACGGGTCGGGGGTTAATATAAGTCCTGgcggaaataaattttttacttagCATTAtttggcatatatgtatgtaagattGGCAAGGAATTCAAGTAAAGGCATGATTTTAAATCGGCAAGGAATTAGTGCATGTCTCGTAACTCCATAAATCTTCGTGAAGTAATTACCAGGAGGAAATGGTGTTAGAAATCCTATAGGTGGACTTATAACGTTTGGCCGGTTTGGTAAGTTATTGCATACTGTACAATAACCCTGCTGAAAAAATGAGAGGCATGTACCCAAAGCATGAAATTCTGTCTACGGATTTAATGACCGATTTCGGCAATGCGCCATCTTtagtgtcatttttcgttctgacctgttgttgtcgtttgtcttataTTTATAGCTCGTAGATGAATGAGCAGATATTGTCAAATTTAATGTTTGTGTATGACTATATGTGTGTgttatgtttttattaaaaaaaaagaggtGTCTTTTACTAATCAACTTATGTGGTTAGCtgaggcaggtagaagtcagtaattttGGTTTGACCTTTTTTGTATGTTTATGGATTTTGTTGGTTTAGAGACTAAAGTCAACGAGGAACTTCAAGTCGCTAGACCCGAGGCTAGAAAAGCGCACAGGATGACGCGATTATAACAACAAACACACAATACCCACTCGGAAATGCTAGTTTTTGGTTTTAAGCAGGAAGTGCCGCTCATTGCTTAATGTATGTAGTTGtcacacaacaaaaaaattaaaactatctCAGAGGAAACAAACATAAAATCTTTTCATCATAATATGATTGAAACCCAAATCTATTTATAATTATGGTAATCCAATAAACTACAAAAAGTCTCATACGTGCTGTCCTTATTTCGAGAAAAATCATAATCATTTCATGCGATGTTCCTTCGAAGAGATTTCCATCAGTTTGCGAGCAGTTTTTATTTACTATAAATGTTTCATAAAAGCTTGTGGGTCCTAAAAACTTTCATAGGTCTAACATTATACTTTTGCAAGTGTGTTTGTTTGGGAAGAATACTAAAGTAATAACTATCATTTATATTTTCTTGGGAATTAAAGAAAGTTCCTTATTACTCGCTCCCCTAGAATATAATTATTTACCGTTTGGGGCATCAAATAACAAGCCTGTTAagtttggttaggttgaactggccgttccacgaggacttcacatagactgattgagtccgtagtgttaccagacatttattttaacgaccaaattgaaaaaccctatcaaaaaccaagacatatgttataaaataactccgtcctcttggccaatactagaagcttcctaggacttaagtcacttgctacttctagatccGATAGCTGTatcacccctaatagctggagtcttagcctggcaagtgaagggcacgagcacagaacgtgctcgatcgtttcctcctccaacccgcacttcctacatctgccatcactgaccaagcctaatttaaaagcatgtgacgccagaagacagtgttcagtcagaatacccgtcatgagtctacagtcttctctttttaatgatagacgCAACTTAATTAGTCTAACGTTGTAGGACCTACACAAAagcttcgacactttacagccccgcgcttgaacccacgcctttcccgcttggcgatcatgtgcacctctcgccttcgcttaatctcgcccagtctaattgggacgtctacggagcaagcttcaagggatgcgccctttttagctagttcgtccgctttttcattcccatctattcccatatgccctgggccccaatatagatgtatgcttctccctgtcccgattctctccagagactgcttacactctaacacgcatttagatgctgtgctatgtgagattattgccttaattgctgcttgaatgtCTATATAAAAGTTAagacggttgcagcttaagctattctcttccagggtttctactgctttggttacggctaatatttccgcttggaaaatgctgcAGTAAATCGGCAGTCTGTAGGATCTGCTATAAAAAGCTTGTACTCAGAAGTGATCCATTACACGCAAGGGGTTAATTCGTGACTACTAATAAAATACTCTCAAATAATTCTGCAAGTAAATAAAAACCAGTTTAAAAGTTAGGAAAAATGTCACTAAAATGTATGAAAAGTTTTATACGAAAATAAAGATTCCCATTCATACTCAATTCAAAGAcaatttttgtagaaaataatCTCCCCATTTTAGGAGGTGTTTTTTCTCAATGTGCACTTTATGTGACCTCTGTGAAGGCACGATGGGTAATCCGAAATTTTTCTGCATTTCATATCTTTCTGAGAGGAGATATTATCCCTTTCATCACATGGGTGGTATACAGATTCCATCGTTTTTAAATGGCGTATCGAATATCAGGTTTAACTTCTTACTGCTAATAGGCAAATCCTAATCATAGTTGGAGTTTTCTGATGGAAGAGTCGGGCGTTATTCATTGATTCTTAATTTAGTTCATTTCAGCATTTTTTAGCGGTTTTCCAATATATGCTCAAAACAAGATATTTATAAGAAAGCATCAATGTCTCTCAGGCAACACAAAATTTCTGAAAAGCATAGGCTTGAATGACTTTGATCCGGTATTGTCCTTGCGCGCATTTTCCTTATTACACAAGCTTTCACTCTCCTACCCGTTATGCCATAAAAATCGAGGTTTTTCATTTGTGACCTCAAGTGGTTGTTGTTGGCGTATTAGCTGTTGTTTTTTCATTCCTGTTTCTCATGGGATTGTGTTGATTGCAATCGCGATATCCAATGGAAATGTAAATTCCAATCGAAGCCACCCATGAGATTCTTACAGGTTGCAACATATTCCATTGATTCGTCATCTATGCTATCCAAAACAGGACTAACAGCTATCACATCACGAACACCAACACCACCATTACCACCACCCACCGTAGCAGTATTGTCACCGCTAGCAACACACTCTAACAGTGGCTCCAACCAACCCACATTAACCTCACAATGACTATCGAGAAAGAGTAAATAATTGCCAGTAGCTAAGCGGCCGCCACGATTACGTGATGCAATTACACCCAAACTTTGGGTATTACGCGCTGTCTTAATATGAGTATGCTGTTGTGAGttagctgtttttgttgttggcaaAGATGAAAAGTTGTACATGAATGATGGTAGCTTGAGGCGTAACACTGCGGACAGTAAATAGGCTGCGTGCGGTTAGTAAGAAAGAATAAATATGTCTTATTCAGAAGATATTGGAATTTTTCGAGCAACACGCAAATGTGCCAGTGATTTAAATTATAATAGCACTATGGCGTATACACACCATCTTCACTACAATCATCGATCAGTATAATTTCATGCAAATAGGCAGATGGGGTACGTTTATATACGGACATTATGGTGCGTAGGAGTCTTGAACGTGCTTCATTGTGAAAAGTAATGATGACTGAGACACGCGAGCGTTGAGTGTTGAAATTGTAAATGCGGCGTAAGATGCAACTGCATTAAAGGAGCGGAatggaaatattttcaaaatggTTTCGATATTTTAACAAATAGGGGAATTTTTTTCTTGGAGAGAGGCACAAATTTCTTTAATATGTTTCCCCTGGTTTTGGTTTGAAAttggtaataataataataataactttcgTTTCCATTTTGAATAAATCCTCTTAATTTGTATCGTTTATATTAACTGTGGGTAAATGGGTTCGAAGTCACGAGTGAGTCTAGaaatttttggaatttattttttgtttattgtagcCAAAGCTGATATAAGATACAGGAACGAAAAATTAAGCAGCAACTATTCGAGACGGCTGTTCATGAATAGATGATTTAAGCAAACTGAGGTTATAAAAGGAGTATAAAAAGGAGTCCCAGTGAAGCTCAATTAGTTTGATTCTTAAAAGTTggaagtgaagtacgcgagtaattgtAAAAAACAACCATAGTAATGTTGTAAAAAAGGAACATTTTAttttactgaatatttgagttattactCGACAGTTCGGTGACTCGAGCGATAGCAAAAGGTGCTGAGTAATCGACAATTCTAAAGATTCGTTACCGTATTATTTTATTATGGGCTTGTTATTGGCAACTTATTATCGCCAAGCCATGGGTTTCTTATTCGTtccttatcggcttgttatacaGATATCGGTTTACAGATGTATAGTTTGATCGGTATCTGTTTCTGTAGGCGTAATAATAATATCCCATATCTTGCTCTCCAAAACAATATTGTATCAAAAAACTGAATTTTAAATTGGCCcttaatttgttttatcaaaatgtta contains:
- the LOC137241110 gene encoding LOW QUALITY PROTEIN: putative polypeptide N-acetylgalactosaminyltransferase 13 (The sequence of the model RefSeq protein was modified relative to this genomic sequence to represent the inferred CDS: inserted 2 bases in 2 codons), whose amino-acid sequence is MSVKLDINVDVITLPTVLHKKLQGGTCILRRIYNFNTQRSRVSVIITFHNEARSRLLRTIMSVYKRTPSAYLHEIILIDDCSEDAYLLSAVLRLKLPSFMYNFSSLPTTKTANSQQHTHIKTARNTQSLGVIASRNRGGRLATGNYLLFLDSHCEVNVGWLEPLLECVASGDNTATVGGGNGGVGVRDVIAVSPVLDSIDDESMEYVATCKNLMGGFDWNLHFHWISRLQSTQSHEKQEWSPTFAGEIFMISRGWFFKLDGLNPLLKSGGSSAFYGSHIDLESIEFSIKFWLCVGQIATMPCSRVRHIFRKLHSFHFPNDIDSQTTYLRNSKXLDAYKYFFYASKPSARHIVINITNTQLIVHQLRSELNCHSFSWYLQLVFQQLKLPNADFIAFGALSSGELCLQIINSAININATSQLLMSSCYQSNVTLWXHRQYSQLQTSSGTCLNVVEVLKFTTALTSAIYRSDFRVVLEQCNARNAYFVENGHNLSENQKQNQRWLHRSGWLVHQKTQLCFDNPLSDVVVVSHCRNAAPSQLFRFAMELERL